One Trichormus variabilis 0441 genomic window, TCCGCTACAATCTTAGCTAAATAGCTGAGAAAATAGCCACAGAAATTTGCTTGGTAGACGTAGCTAAATAGTTAAAGTTACTAACTGCATAGACAGTTATTAGCTGCCTAGATGCTGGTCAACTTAGTCACAAGTTTACCAAGAAAATCTTAGTTTTGCCACCGTATATTCAATTATTCATTGCCAATCAAAAGTGCTTAGTTGGGTTATGGGAAGTGTTGAGGACAAAAAGTAGGCGAGAAGGGGGAGAAGATATACTGACAACTGTACGGGAGGGTTTACAGATATCCTCGCTCTCGGACGATGATCTTTATAAACCCGCCCCTACTGACAACTGACTATTGACTAATAACTAATGAAAATTGTATTTTTTGGTACACCTGAATTTGCTGTTCCTACTTTAGAAAAACTGTTACTGAATCAAGAATTTGAGGTTTTAGCCGTAGTTACGCAACCGGATAAACGTCGAGAGAGAGGGAATAAATTAACGCCTTCGCCTGTCAAAAATATGGCGATCGCTCATGATTTACCAGTATGGCAACCGGAAAGGATAAAAAAAGATACTGAAACTCTCAACAAACTTAAGCAATTAGACGCAGATGCGTTTGTTGTAGTTGCCTATGGGCAAATTTTGTCACAAAAAATCCTCGATATGCCCAAATTAGGTTGCGTGAACGTACATGGCTCAATTTTGCCCCAGTACCGAGGTGCTGCACCTATTCAATGGTGTTTATATAACGGCGAAACAGAAACGGGGATCACGACAATGTTAATGGATGCCGGTATGGATACTGGGGCAATGCTACTGAAAGCAACCACACCCATAGGCTTGCTTGATAATGCTGATGATGTAGCCCAGAGGCTATCTGTGATTGGTGGAGATTTATTAATAGAAACCTTGTACAAGCTACAGCAACAGGAAATTCAACCAATCCCGCAAGATAATGCTGCTGCCACTTACGCCTCTTTAATTCAAAAACAAGATTATGGTTTAGATTGGTCAAGGAGCGCCTTGCAACTGCACAATCAAATTAGGGGATTTTACCCAAATTGTACAACTACCTTCCGGAACCAACCTCTGAAGATTACAGCCTCCTTTCCCCTTGGTGCTGCATACAATGACGAGCTACCACCAGAATTACAAAAAATGTTGCAAAAACTACCTGATTTATCACAGATATCGGGTAGCCCAGGAGAAGTAGTCAGCATAACCAAGGGAGTTGGTGCGATCGCTCAAACTGGTGAGGGACTTTTACTTTTACGGGAGGTTCAGCTACCTGGCAAACGCCCCCAGTCGGGCTGGGATTTTGTGAATGGTACGCGGCTGACGGTGGGAGAAGTGTTAGGAAATGGCAGCTAGTGAGGTTTCATAAGAACGGCAGGACTCACAAGGGCCGTGGGGATTGACTGCACAGCGAATGATTTCTGAGTGGGCATTAAATCTACAGGTGGCATCACCTACTACCCAACGCCCTGCTACTAAAGTTTTTTCTGATGGTCTTTGGGCAGACTGGACGTAAAGAGCTATATTATGCAAACGATAACGCCCTGATTTAAGTTGATATCTATGGCGGCGTTCTAGAACTGCGTAGGTGTTGCCTTCAAAATCGAGATAGTTTCCGGGTTGGGGTGTCCAGTCAAGTTGGACTTTACCGAGGGAGCGACGTGGATGCGTCAGAATCACCTCGGTTGGTAAAGAATCTGGCTCCATGAGTTTATGTGATGTGGTTTACATTATAAAAATAGTATCGCAGCAGCCTAACTTTGCTGATCTGACTTCGACTATAATTAATCATTCACTCTATTATTGAAAAATCTGTCCGTAGCGATCGCCTCACGCTTACAATCGCCGCAAAGCAAGCTAAATCGTTTAAATTAATACCATAAGCATATTCTCTGATGTCTGCTGGCATGGGTATTAATTCCAGAAAGCGATCGCTCGTTGATGGCAATCGGGCGTTAAATTTATTTACAGACCGTCATGAATTAACTCGTGTCTTTGCTGCGTATTTACATGACGAGCCAGCAGAGAAAATATTATCTTTTTCTGGCGATGGTGGTAACGGTAAATCTTTACTATTGAAGTTTTTACGCACCAAGTGTTGTAAGCGGTTTGGTGCTGATGCTTGGC contains:
- the fmt gene encoding methionyl-tRNA formyltransferase, which gives rise to MKIVFFGTPEFAVPTLEKLLLNQEFEVLAVVTQPDKRRERGNKLTPSPVKNMAIAHDLPVWQPERIKKDTETLNKLKQLDADAFVVVAYGQILSQKILDMPKLGCVNVHGSILPQYRGAAPIQWCLYNGETETGITTMLMDAGMDTGAMLLKATTPIGLLDNADDVAQRLSVIGGDLLIETLYKLQQQEIQPIPQDNAAATYASLIQKQDYGLDWSRSALQLHNQIRGFYPNCTTTFRNQPLKITASFPLGAAYNDELPPELQKMLQKLPDLSQISGSPGEVVSITKGVGAIAQTGEGLLLLREVQLPGKRPQSGWDFVNGTRLTVGEVLGNGS
- a CDS encoding DUF6464 family protein, whose amino-acid sequence is MEPDSLPTEVILTHPRRSLGKVQLDWTPQPGNYLDFEGNTYAVLERRHRYQLKSGRYRLHNIALYVQSAQRPSEKTLVAGRWVVGDATCRFNAHSEIIRCAVNPHGPCESCRSYETSLAAIS